In Humulus lupulus chromosome 7, drHumLupu1.1, whole genome shotgun sequence, the following are encoded in one genomic region:
- the LOC133789300 gene encoding uncharacterized protein LOC133789300, whose product MGKKDKKLRHQPKHSRRAAFHDEEDDSNSLPSNLTLSDQEEQEEEEDDIDSEVEEEDETDEYPSTETPSKFLLYQQSVQSPKGDISYLQKFFLMYVGGRLPLHFQEDFCGTALLSTEWLRSDSRRTAVGLDFDLEALTWCMENNINKIGADGYSRISLFHGNVLNPSGAKLVEFEPQELMRNVSLQEKKDEVALESTVPEGSTSLAGGDKYMRNLTLPDRDIVCAFNYSCCCLHSRADLVRYFKHALAVLSKKGGIFVMDLYGGTSSEQKLKLQRRFANFTYVWEQAEFDILERKTRISLHFHFKNQQKKLRHAFSYSWRLWSLPEIKDCLEEAGFRSVHFWLRQMPNTGENRSTVGFGAGRDIKYEEMKHFEQQDAWNAYIVGVA is encoded by the exons atggGGAAGAAAGATAAGAAACTGAGGCACCAACCAAAACATTCTCGAAGAGCAGCCTTTCACGATGAAGAAGACGATAGCAATAGCCTCCCTTCTAATCTCACTCTCTCAGAccaagaagaacaagaagaagaagaagacgacaTTGATAGTGAGGTTGAGGAAGAAGACGAAACTGATGAATACCCATCAACCGAAACCCCCTCAAAGTTCCTTCTTTACCAACAATCCGTTCAG TCACCCAAAGGAGACATCAGTTATTTGCAAAAGTTCTTTCTCATGTACGTGGGCGGGAGGTTGCCTCTTCACTTCCAAGAAGATTTTTGTGGTACTGCTCTTCTGAG TACAGAATGGCTCCGCAGTGACTCAAGAAGGACTGCTGTAGGATTGGATTTTGACTTAGAGGCACTAACATGGtgcatggaaaacaacataaacAAAATTGGGGCTGATGGGTACTCTAGAATATCTCTTTTCCATGGAAATGTCTTGAATCCGAGTGGGGCCAAATTAGTTGAGTTTGAGCCTCAGGAGCTAATGAGGAACGTTTCATTACAAGAGAAAAAAGATGAAGTTGCTCTCGAATCTACTGTTCCAGAGGGCTCTACCTCCTTGGCTGGTGGTGATAAGTACATGAGAAATTTGACACTTCCTGATAGGGACATCGTCTGTGCGTTTAACTATAGCTGTTGTTGTCTTCATTCACGAGCTGATCTGGTGCGGTATTTCAAGCATGCTCTTGCTGTGTTGTCTAAGAAAGGTGGGATATTCGTGATGGATTTGTACGGCGGTACTTCATCAGAACAAAAGTTAAAACTTCAGAGGAGATTTGCTAATTTCACG TATGTATGGGAGCAAGCGGAATTTGATATTCTCGAGCGGAAAACAAGGATTAGTCTCCATTTTCATTTTAAGAATCAGCAGAAGAAACTACGCCATGCGTTCTCATACAGCTGGAGGCT GTGGTCATTGCCCGAGATCAAAGACTGCTTAGAAGAGGCTGGATTTCGATCGGTCCATTTTTGGCTTCGTCAGATGCCAAACACAGGAGAGAACAGAAGCACGGTTGGATTTGGCGCAGGACGAGACATAAAATATGAGGAAATGAAGCACTTTGAACAACAAGATGCTTGGAATGCATATATTGTGGGTGTTGCGTAG